A region of the Arachis hypogaea cultivar Tifrunner chromosome 15, arahy.Tifrunner.gnm2.J5K5, whole genome shotgun sequence genome:
tagccaaaagttcactaaatcatatatttttctctttaaaaatcacttcattctcttttatttatatcaaccatACAAAGAAAATTCGGGGAGTTTGAAACATGGGTTGTGTTCTTTGCTGCTGATTTGCAATTGAGGTTCtagctaaataaattttttttattgtgcaaCTTTGTTGTCTtatgccaaaaaataaaaattagttgtattttatagttgattgattagataaataatagtgatagcatcataattttgatgaataaaataaaaaatataaatatgcatgtaataaatttttatttgtatttattattaaaatgagactaaatagcaaatcaaagagtgaATACTCACAGAGTACTcaaatatataaactaagactaatttttttttatcttcatcccttttaaaactcatgaatgataaaataatttatttttagtaaaaaattcactaaagcatacattttttctataaaataaatttttttatcttcattccttttttttatcatcatccaTTTTAAAACTCATGAACTTttggctaaaaataaattattttattatttataaattttaaaagagatgagaataaaaaaaattagtcttggtttatataatttaatattgagtactactgtatttttttatttgtaatttggtctcacttttaataataaatacaaataaaaagtttattacatgcatatttatattttttaaattatattttaaaatgataaattaaattcatttcaCAATATTTGTTTTCATACTCACACGTGTCCCAATGCACATAAACCGCTACTGACAATAGCGGTTTATGACCAACCATAATCATGCAGAAATCGCGACAGATAACCGCGGTTTTCATACTGCCACAACTCAACAGATAACAGCGGTTTTCATGCTGCCACAACTCAACGTAATCCGCGGCTGACAGCAGCGGATTTTGTGTTtgtgtaaaccgctactgtcAGTAGCGATTTCCATAGATATATGAAACAATGCATTTACGTCTTCGTTTtggaaacaatgcatttgcgtaaTTTTAAAGGTGAAACAATTTATTTATGTGAATTgccttttaatatatatatatatataattaatgttcAATCATTATTAAGAACTAATACGTGGCTAAGTATCCTAGAATtagaattataataaaaaattatgattaaaagTAATTAACTTTGAGGCCGTACTAATCCTGTGTAGTGATTTGCACATATCCTTTGGCCATCAGAAAAACTTATCCCCAACAACAAATACATCAATTTGCAATTTTGCATCCATCATCGTCTTCTTCAAACTCCATTCTTTTATCCGTAACCGTAACCATGGTGGTTGTGGCCAACACCTTGGGTGTCTCCCAGGCCATATCCACCAcctcttcttttgattctatcCCAAAGAAGTTCCTTCTGAGTTGTATCGCTCCCAGCAGCAACAACAGTAAAAACtactctcttcctctttctcttcaaTTAGTGTTCCCCGGAAGGACCCGCACCCACTTATGCCGCTGTACCAACTACGAGACTTCATCATCGTCATcctcgtcttcatcttcttctgtcAATAAGTGGGATTGGAACCGATGGTGCCGCCATTTCTCTGAAATTGAACAGGCTGAGAGCTTCGTTTCTCTTCTCAAGGTACCCTCCCTTCCCCCTCTAATTCATGTTATTGTTCAAAGCAATTTGACAGGCACGATTGTTCTTCAGATTAAACCCCATAGTAttcgaaaagaaaacaaaaattgagATTGAAATTTAGCTACAGGACAGAAATTGGACGTGGTATTGTGAACTTCGGTAAATTGGGGAATTATTGTGGAAGTTTAAAAGTGGAGTATTATGGATTATAGAAGTTTGACCCAAATAGGTTAATCCccattttatttatgtatatatagtatAGAAATAGAAGTATAGATTATAGATATTAGTTCTGATGCACTGTAATTGTCTTAGTGTCACAATTCACATGCTTACATTCTGTGTTACACTCACAATTAAATTCTAGTCTTgagtattattttttgttattgtttatACCCAAGCAGAAAAAAATTGTCATACTGTTTGACTTTATGACGATAGTTGAATGAAATGAAGTATTATGGGATATTTATCCTGCTAAGAACAATAATTATCATTTGGTTTAGTAAAGGACATAGAGGCGTTGTGGTTTGTTTAgttattgtattttaatttcgTTGATTTTCCATTAAACGACGATGAGATGATGTTTATGAGAAATGAAAAGCAGAAGCCAACGGAAGATTTTTCCAGGgtgtaattattaatttattattttgaaagctGAGGTGGTTTTTGTAAGTAAATAAGTGAAGTACTATGTTTCTCATGCAGATGTACTTGGCTAAGTGTCATAAACTTTGTTctcaaataaagaaattcaataaCTTAGTGCCTCAATTAtgcatattattaaatttatttgttgttgAACAAAGACAATTAAGTGTAACTGTGTACGCAGGCCGAGAAACGCTTTACCAGCTTTGTCCCTTAAATATCTTAAGATATTAAAATCCGATGAGACAAATGAGTGTAACAAAAGCCTAATTTGGGGCTAGTTTAATGATGTTTGGCATGAGTGAGGGTCTAAATTTATTATACTTTATGATATTGAGGGAAGAAGTTGATGCTTGTATCTTGGGACTTTGGTGGACAAAGTAGAGTGTTTACTTTGTGTAAATAGTAAATAGTAGATTGTAAATACTTACTCAGACGATTTCTACTTCATGCCCTTCAGTTTCAACTTGAAGATGCCATTGAAAAGGAAGACTTCCAGGAAGCAGCCAAGTTGAAGAGAACTATAGAAGAAGCAACATCCAAGGACAGTGTTTCTGAAATTATGGCTCAATTGAAGGTTAGACAAATATTTTTGTTTGGATTAGTTAGACTGTCATTCTCTCAATTTTTCCTACTTAGAGATTTTACTGATTATAACATCATATTTCTTTATGTCCAGGATGCCATAGATGATGAACGCTATCATGACGCTTCAAGATTATGTAGGAACACTGGAAGTGGGCTGGTATTCCTTTGCTTTTTACTATCAGCTGTTATTAAAAAGTCAACTTTCCTCCTGTAATTTTAAAAgtggtttctttctttcttgtttgtCTAATAATAACTTGTTGGATAATTCCACTATAACAATGATTTAAAGAAACACAAGTAACCATGGCATACCAGTCTTGTGCATGCCCCCACTGGGGAAGACAGCTAAAATATATACTGTACAAAATAACTATTACATATTTCTTTCTCACATTGTGTTCTTTGAAAACTTAAAGGTCATGTGCCAATCAGAACCAATAACCATCAGAGTCTAGAGCGAGGAGAGAGTAAGAGGTGAAAAATGTTTGGAAAATTTGTGGGTCTGATTTGGAGGGGCTAGTTGTAAACAAAAACTTTTTCCTTACTCATCAGTGACAATCTAACTACTTGATTTTATGttaaaattcttaattttctAAGTTGGTATTCATCAAGTAAAGAAAGATATATCTTTGGAAGAAATCTGGAAACTGTCATTGTCAAATATGTTAGTTATAAGTTTATGACTGTGGATAATATCAATAGAAGTTATTCATAGGACTATAGGAGCTTGAGTGGTATGCCTGTTATTGTAGATTAAGAACCTGCAATAGAGACACTGTACTGCATTGGAAACATAATTATTTCGGTTGTCTAGGAAGATAGAGATATTCTATAGAAAGCCGATATACAATAAATGGTATGAACCTAGTTGTGATCATGACTTGTAATTGTGTGTGTTGATTATGGTAGTAATGCCAACAACTTTCTGTAAACTGTATCCACTGATGTCCAACACCAATTTTATCTTTACGTATGATCAGGTGGGTTGGTGGGTGGGGTACTCAAAAAATTCAGATGACCCTTTTGGTAGAATAATTCATATAAGTCCTGGTATGGGTAGATTCATTGGCAAGAGTTACAGCCCAAGGTATGTTCTCCCCAACTTTCGAATTTTTATTCTTGTAATTGGGAAAAATTGCTTATTTATGTTTGGCTTTTTACTACAGACAGTTGATTACAGCATCCAATGGGACGCCAGTATTTGAAATTTACGTGGTTAAAAATGCTGATGACACATATCACATGCAGGTAACAtgcaaaatttttaacaaaatattgtTTTTTGTAATTTGTCAATATTACCCATAGATTCAAGGAAACATGGATGATTTGAATTGTTTCGATCTGATCGAAGATACTTCTGATTCATGACCTATAGATATCCAAAGAAACATAATTTGGGGTACTGATGCAAATATTCAGTAATGGAAACTAAGCTAAACAAAATGAATTTTAGGATTGGAAATCagaacatattattattattattattattatttaaaaaaaaaagtttaatactAGTGCTAATCATAGCTGACCCATTCTGTATAGTATAATTAGCTTTCGCGTTATGCATGTAATGCACTAATGCTAATGATGTCTCATCTGGTAACATTTAATAGGTAGTGTACTTACGGCGAAACAGAGGAAATTCAATGAGTAAACCTCCATCTGTACCTGCTAAAAGCCCATCCAAACCTGAGGTTGAAAATATCTCTTCCGTTGAGGTAGAGGAACATGAAGAGAAGGCTGAGCCTAATGATGATAAAAACAGTAACATTGACGGGGCCACCGAGGAGGGCATTAAAAGTGTCATAAATTTTCTTAAAGAAAAAATTCCAGGATTGAAGGTTAAAGTTATGAACATCAGTGTTGAAACAGAGGCAGCAGAAAATGAATCTATTAAGCAGTTGATGGAAGAAGATAGTAAGAAAACAAGCTCCAGCGAGAATTCTGAAGAGGAAGATAATAATCTGGACGAACCTGATGGGGTCACTCTAGGAGGAGATAGTGATACCTCTGGAGAAGAAAAGGATTTGGATATGAAGCTCTTTATTGGTGGAGTCGTACACAATGATGAAGATACTCCTGTTAAGGACGACTTTACTAGACTTCCTGCTGAAATTAAAGATATGGAACGAGATTCTTTTGCCTTGCACATTCCTAGGAGAAATCTAGATCTTGATACAAGAGAAAGTAAAGTGTCAAATATCAAAGTTGCAGCTCTTGCAGCACAAGGATTCACAGAGCTTATGCCTCCTGAGGTTGCGAAGGCATTTTGGACTGACAAAGTTGCTTCTAAGGTGAGATTTAGATAAGAGGCTCTCAATCATtgtttaaaaaagattaatcaaACATATATTCTGCTAAGGCATACTTGGTAGAATTACAGAATGCTTTCTTGGGTCAAGCAAAATTGTCATTTTGAGGGGGGAGGGGGAAAAAGGATCTTGTACgtattatttgtgtttttttggactctctctctctctctctctctctctctctctctctctctctctctctctctccaattaTTCTTTCATAGTTATTTTTCCACTGTTAACACAGAATGGAGAGAGTAGCTGTTATGATTACGATGATAAGTCTGCATCTTTTTGCATATAATGAATCATCCGGATGATAAACTTTTATTCTGTATCAGTTTTGCTTATCAACCACATCATCTAGTTAGACCAGTCTTCATTTTATTTTCCTGTTCGCATATCCCTGGAAAGTCAGTTGCAAAGGGCGAGTCTTTGTACATAagatatttatgttaattttataaacaacGAGATATTAGTGTAATTTACTCGTTGGTTTATTGATTTTAGTACACTGTCAGAAGATGGATTTGATACTGCATAAATAATATTTCATTTTCTTTAGGTGGATATAACTTTCCAAAAAAAATGTGACATTgcgtcaattttacttttattaactTATCTTCAGAATTGGCTTATTTTACTATTCTATCTATTATTGTCAAATGCTTGTGACTGTAGTAAGCTTATTCAAAAAATTCCTTGGAAAAGATGATTGTGGATTCTGCCCCTCCCTTCCGAAGTTCTTAAACTGTATCTGATTATTATGATTTTCATGTCAATTACTTAGGTTACCAAAAACATGCGTGAAATTGTCAAACTTGCTATTAGTCAAGCACAGAAAAGAAGTAGGTTATCTGAAGATACATATTTTAGTCGGATTTCCACTCCAAGAGGGGGTTTTGATCCTTTTGATGGTCAGTTTGCTTCTCCGTTTGACCAACTGGCACTGCTGTAATTTGTAACCTTGGAAAAATTCATTATAAATAAATTGTTCTGGCTGACATGTAGGACTCTATGTTGGTGCATTTGGCCCTTATGGCACGGAAGTAGTACAGTTGAGGAGAAAATTTGGACATTGGAATGATGCCGACGATGCAAACAACCCTTCAGATGTGGAGTTCTTTGAATATGTTGAGGCAGTGAAGTTGACAGGGGATCTTAATGTTCCTGCTGGCCAGGTTTTGTGCATTTCGAATCTGATAATAATCCTTGTTGTATCATATAGTTCTATCAACTACGTGCTCATTATAGGAAAGTTAAATTTTGTTTTGGGTATGCAGGTGACATTCCGTGCTAAAATCGGCAGAGTCAACCGTAACAGCAACCGTGGAATGTATCCTGATGAATTAGGAGTGGTAATTGCACTTTACAATTTAATACCACCATATCTGCGTATATGGTTGTAAATTCTTATCGTGGTATGCTTAGTTGCAAACTCCAAACCTTAATACTGAGCCGTATCCAAACATTCTTTTATTTATAACCTCGTACTTGCTGTTGCATCAACTACATGCACAATTTAATTCCGTTTTTTGCGAATTGGCAGTACTTTTCACGTATTATATTGCTTTAATCTGCTCTTAGTGATTGCATGTCTGTATGTATTTATTGCTTTCAAGAAGCTTTCTCCTTCCCCTTACATACTTTTATGTTGGTTTgcattccttttcttcttcaccGTAGTTTCTGTCTTTGAGTTGGGTCATTTCGGATTGTCCTGGAGATATACAACTAAC
Encoded here:
- the LOC112750707 gene encoding protein EXECUTER 2, chloroplastic, translated to MVVVANTLGVSQAISTTSSFDSIPKKFLLSCIAPSSNNSKNYSLPLSLQLVFPGRTRTHLCRCTNYETSSSSSSSSSSSVNKWDWNRWCRHFSEIEQAESFVSLLKFQLEDAIEKEDFQEAAKLKRTIEEATSKDSVSEIMAQLKDAIDDERYHDASRLCRNTGSGLVGWWVGYSKNSDDPFGRIIHISPGMGRFIGKSYSPRQLITASNGTPVFEIYVVKNADDTYHMQVVYLRRNRGNSMSKPPSVPAKSPSKPEVENISSVEVEEHEEKAEPNDDKNSNIDGATEEGIKSVINFLKEKIPGLKVKVMNISVETEAAENESIKQLMEEDSKKTSSSENSEEEDNNLDEPDGVTLGGDSDTSGEEKDLDMKLFIGGVVHNDEDTPVKDDFTRLPAEIKDMERDSFALHIPRRNLDLDTRESKVSNIKVAALAAQGFTELMPPEVAKAFWTDKVASKVTKNMREIVKLAISQAQKRSRLSEDTYFSRISTPRGGFDPFDGLYVGAFGPYGTEVVQLRRKFGHWNDADDANNPSDVEFFEYVEAVKLTGDLNVPAGQVTFRAKIGRVNRNSNRGMYPDELGVVASYKGQGRIADFGFQNPKWVEGELLQLNGKGIGPYMKGADLGFLYVVPEQSFLVLFNRLKLPD